In the Streptomyces sp. BHT-5-2 genome, one interval contains:
- a CDS encoding LysR family transcriptional regulator, whose amino-acid sequence MELRQLEYFVAVADELSFSRGARRSHTVQSAVSAAIARLERELRVELFDRSKRQIALTPAGAALLPEARATLEAGRRARDSVATGRGYLHGAVMLGVLMSTGPLDVPAVLGRFHRAHPRVTVQLRQAAAGSVGHIRAVADSELDLALVSHTGPATSSVGLQRLAEEPMCMVCRPDHRLVRRRRLGIAELSDETFIDFAPGWGSRAATDTAFQAAGLPRSVPFEVADYATAMGLIRHGLGIALMPATAAARQTGLSAVPVTEPALTWTLSLATRVGHISPAAMALAEEIRLAANAPAVRSN is encoded by the coding sequence ATGGAGTTACGGCAGCTGGAGTATTTCGTCGCGGTGGCCGACGAGTTGAGTTTTTCGCGCGGAGCACGGCGGTCGCACACCGTTCAGTCCGCGGTCTCCGCGGCGATCGCCAGGCTTGAACGCGAGCTGCGCGTCGAGCTGTTCGACCGCTCCAAACGTCAGATCGCCCTCACCCCGGCTGGGGCGGCGCTGCTGCCCGAGGCCAGGGCGACCCTGGAGGCCGGTCGACGGGCGCGCGACAGCGTGGCGACCGGCCGTGGGTATCTGCACGGCGCCGTCATGCTGGGGGTCCTCATGTCCACCGGGCCGTTGGACGTACCGGCCGTGCTCGGACGTTTCCACCGGGCGCATCCGCGGGTGACGGTGCAGCTGCGGCAGGCGGCGGCCGGGTCGGTCGGTCATATCCGGGCCGTCGCCGACAGCGAGCTCGATCTCGCCCTGGTCTCCCACACCGGTCCCGCGACCTCCTCGGTCGGTCTGCAACGGCTCGCCGAGGAACCGATGTGTATGGTCTGCCGGCCCGATCACCGCCTGGTCCGTCGGCGGCGGCTGGGCATTGCCGAACTGTCGGACGAGACCTTCATCGACTTCGCCCCCGGCTGGGGCAGCAGGGCCGCGACCGATACCGCCTTCCAGGCAGCGGGGCTGCCCCGATCGGTGCCGTTCGAAGTCGCCGACTACGCCACCGCCATGGGGCTGATCCGGCATGGCCTCGGTATCGCCCTGATGCCGGCCACCGCCGCGGCCCGGCAGACCGGACTGTCCGCCGTCCCCGTCACCGAGCCCGCGTTGACCTGGACGCTGTCGCTGGCCACCCGTGTCGGTCACATCTCACCGGCCGCCATGGCCTTGGCCGAGGAGATCCGCCTGGCAGCGAACGCACCAGCCGTGCGGTCGAATTAG
- a CDS encoding thioesterase II family protein, protein MKSPWLLRFPPRPDARVRLVCLPGAGSTASMYHPWSTRFPEEVEICAVQLPGRGGRLRETAYRRMEPLADALTEVLRAECDRPVVLFGHSLGALIAYEVAARLRELPGATVAALIVAAHKAPHLGSAEVSSHDLPDEELLAFLDRLGGTPEGVLARPDIRRLALPALRADFELDFTYAYRERPPLDIPLCAFGGAADALVSESELDAWDRHTARTFRMRRLPGGHFFLTGPHGADMLARMRAQMLALARPDLPDHGRPHTATPRTGTPRTGEDRVAHV, encoded by the coding sequence GTGAAGAGCCCCTGGCTGCTGCGCTTCCCGCCGCGCCCCGACGCGCGAGTGCGCCTGGTGTGCCTGCCGGGGGCGGGCAGTACGGCGTCCATGTACCACCCGTGGTCGACGCGGTTCCCCGAGGAGGTGGAGATCTGCGCGGTCCAACTACCGGGCCGCGGCGGACGGTTGCGGGAGACCGCGTACCGCCGGATGGAACCGCTGGCCGACGCCCTGACCGAGGTGCTGCGCGCCGAGTGCGACCGCCCCGTGGTCCTCTTCGGCCACAGCCTCGGCGCCCTGATCGCGTACGAGGTGGCCGCGCGGCTGCGGGAACTGCCGGGCGCGACGGTGGCCGCGCTGATCGTGGCGGCCCACAAGGCACCCCATCTGGGCAGCGCGGAGGTGTCCAGCCACGATCTGCCGGACGAGGAACTGCTGGCCTTTCTCGACCGGTTGGGCGGCACGCCCGAGGGGGTGCTCGCCCGGCCGGACATCCGGCGGCTGGCACTGCCCGCCCTGCGGGCCGACTTCGAGCTGGACTTCACCTACGCGTACCGCGAGCGGCCCCCGCTGGACATTCCCCTCTGCGCGTTCGGCGGCGCCGCCGACGCCCTGGTGTCGGAATCCGAACTCGACGCCTGGGACCGGCACACGGCGCGCACCTTCCGTATGCGGCGCCTGCCCGGCGGCCATTTCTTCCTCACCGGCCCGCACGGCGCCGACATGCTCGCGCGGATGCGTGCCCAAATGCTCGCCCTCGCCCGGCCCGACCTGCCGGACCACGGCAGGCCCCACACAGCGACACCCCGCACAGGAACACCCCGCACAGGAGAGGACCGCGTCGCCCATGTTTGA
- a CDS encoding amino acid adenylation domain-containing protein — protein MLAQATLHRLFEEQAARTPDAQAVTDGRQSLTYRQLDDRAARLATAILRHAPAPGTRIGLYLRRGADVVASVLAVMKAGCAYVPLDPAYPHDRVRYMARDASLDLVVTDQDAAAVLPEATVITVDDAVHSQPPLESGRVTVTPDMPAYVIYTSGSSGDPKGVEVSHRNVTALLAACDRVFALRDDDVWTLFHSPCFDFSVWEMWGALAHGGKLVVVPAEVARSPEATLDLVVSERVTVLNQVPSVFRYLSRSAVARAEDTADRPGTALRYVIFGGEPVDVEAVRAWRRLHGTHTEFFNMYGITETTVFATYRRLPESEIDPPSTAAPDAPATSDAPTLTGAAADPELNIGRPLDGLEVVLLDEWGGPTPPGRTGELCLAGDQLAIGYLNRPELTDERYPLLDVSGTGETRRYYRSGDLAVARPDGSWEYAGRADDQVKINGYRIETGEIEAALRATDGVQDLVVLPVASRIGERMLAACYTPAPGVDQQELAARLAARAAAALPGYMVPRRFVPVPELPLSPSGKTDKRALAAQVS, from the coding sequence GTGCTGGCACAAGCGACGCTGCACCGGCTGTTCGAGGAACAGGCCGCGCGCACCCCGGACGCGCAGGCCGTGACGGACGGCCGGCAGTCCCTGACCTACCGTCAACTGGACGACCGGGCCGCCCGCCTGGCCACCGCCATCCTGCGGCACGCCCCCGCGCCGGGCACCCGGATCGGCCTGTACCTGCGCCGAGGGGCCGACGTGGTGGCCTCGGTGCTCGCCGTCATGAAGGCGGGCTGCGCCTACGTACCGCTGGACCCCGCGTACCCGCACGACCGGGTGCGCTACATGGCCCGCGACGCGTCACTGGACCTGGTGGTGACCGACCAGGACGCGGCCGCGGTGCTGCCCGAGGCCACCGTCATCACCGTCGATGACGCCGTACACTCCCAACCTCCCCTGGAGAGCGGCCGGGTGACGGTCACCCCGGACATGCCCGCCTATGTCATCTACACCTCCGGGTCGAGCGGCGATCCCAAGGGCGTCGAGGTGTCCCACCGGAACGTCACGGCACTGCTGGCGGCCTGCGACCGGGTGTTCGCGCTGCGCGACGACGACGTGTGGACGCTGTTCCACTCGCCCTGCTTCGACTTCTCCGTCTGGGAGATGTGGGGTGCCCTGGCCCACGGCGGCAAGCTGGTCGTGGTGCCGGCCGAGGTCGCTCGTTCGCCCGAGGCGACCCTCGACCTCGTGGTGTCCGAGCGCGTCACCGTCCTCAACCAGGTGCCCTCGGTGTTCCGCTATCTGTCCCGGTCGGCGGTGGCCCGCGCCGAGGACACCGCCGACCGGCCCGGAACGGCCCTGCGGTACGTCATCTTCGGCGGTGAGCCGGTGGACGTCGAAGCGGTCCGCGCCTGGCGCCGACTCCACGGAACACACACGGAGTTCTTCAACATGTACGGCATCACCGAGACGACGGTGTTCGCCACCTACCGAAGGCTGCCGGAGAGCGAGATCGACCCACCGTCGACGGCCGCCCCCGATGCCCCGGCCACCTCGGACGCCCCGACTCTCACGGGCGCGGCCGCCGACCCGGAGCTGAACATCGGACGTCCGCTCGACGGCTTGGAGGTGGTGCTGCTCGACGAGTGGGGCGGCCCCACCCCGCCCGGAAGGACCGGCGAACTCTGCCTCGCCGGAGACCAGTTGGCGATCGGCTACCTGAACCGTCCGGAGCTGACCGACGAGCGCTACCCCCTCCTCGACGTGTCGGGCACCGGCGAGACCCGGCGCTACTACCGCAGCGGCGATCTGGCCGTGGCCCGGCCGGACGGCAGCTGGGAGTACGCGGGACGCGCCGACGACCAGGTGAAGATCAACGGCTATCGGATCGAGACGGGCGAGATCGAGGCCGCGCTGCGCGCCACCGACGGCGTCCAGGACCTCGTGGTGCTGCCGGTCGCCAGCCGGATCGGCGAACGCATGCTCGCGGCCTGCTACACCCCCGCGCCCGGCGTCGACCAGCAGGAGCTGGCCGCACGCCTGGCGGCCCGCGCCGCCGCGGCGCTGCCCGGCTACATGGTGCCGCGCCGCTTCGTACCCGTGCCCGAACTACCGCTGAGCCCTTCGGGCAAGACCGACAAGCGCGCACTCGCCGCACAGGTGTCATGA
- a CDS encoding zinc-binding alcohol dehydrogenase family protein, producing the protein MHAAVVTAFGRPPRYQQHPDPRPAEGEVLIRVLAAGLHPRVRSGAAGTHYTSDQTLPLIPGFDGVGRTPEGTRVFFSGLRAPNGSMAEFVAVPASQLVPLPEGVDDVMVAGAMNPAMSAWLALTHRAGLKPGERVLILGATGNAGQMAVQLARLLGAGTITATGRNAHTLAGLPALGADHTVALTAADDTIAARLAETAANADVVVDYLWGHPTEVALAALSDARTDPATRLRWVHVGAMAGPDITLPGATLRKANIDFRGSGQGSVPPVEMHTAHRELVDRLPTDNLTIETLAIPLSEVGTAWATNTPTDTRIVLLP; encoded by the coding sequence ATGCATGCCGCAGTAGTCACCGCGTTCGGGCGACCGCCGCGCTACCAGCAACACCCCGACCCGAGGCCCGCCGAGGGCGAGGTGCTCATCCGAGTGCTCGCCGCCGGTCTCCATCCGCGCGTCCGGTCCGGCGCCGCGGGCACCCACTACACCAGCGACCAGACCCTGCCTCTGATCCCCGGCTTCGACGGTGTGGGCCGGACCCCGGAGGGCACCCGCGTCTTCTTCAGTGGCCTGAGGGCACCGAACGGGAGCATGGCCGAGTTCGTCGCCGTCCCCGCCAGCCAGCTGGTCCCCCTACCCGAGGGCGTTGACGACGTCATGGTGGCCGGGGCGATGAACCCGGCCATGTCCGCCTGGCTCGCCCTGACACACCGCGCCGGACTGAAGCCCGGCGAGCGCGTCCTGATCCTCGGCGCCACCGGCAACGCCGGACAGATGGCCGTCCAGCTCGCGCGCCTTCTCGGCGCGGGCACCATCACTGCCACCGGCCGCAACGCCCACACCTTGGCCGGGCTCCCGGCCCTCGGCGCGGACCACACCGTCGCACTCACCGCCGCCGACGACACCATCGCCGCACGCCTTGCCGAGACGGCCGCCAACGCCGACGTGGTCGTCGACTACCTCTGGGGCCACCCCACCGAAGTCGCCCTGGCCGCACTCTCCGACGCCCGCACCGATCCGGCCACCCGCCTACGCTGGGTCCACGTCGGCGCCATGGCCGGCCCCGACATCACCCTCCCCGGGGCCACCTTGCGCAAGGCCAACATCGACTTCCGCGGCAGTGGCCAGGGCTCCGTCCCACCCGTCGAGATGCATACCGCCCACCGGGAACTCGTCGACCGGCTCCCCACCGACAACCTGACGATCGAGACCCTGGCCATACCTCTGAGCGAAGTCGGGACTGCCTGGGCCACCAACACCCCGACCGACACCCGCATCGTCCTCCTGCCCTGA
- a CDS encoding MbtH family protein: protein MFEDDDDRQYTVVRNHEDQYSLWPADRPAPAGWESVGVTGPKSACLSHISTAWTDLRPLSLRS, encoded by the coding sequence ATGTTTGAGGACGATGACGACCGCCAGTACACCGTGGTCCGCAATCACGAGGACCAGTACTCCCTCTGGCCGGCCGACCGCCCCGCCCCGGCCGGCTGGGAATCCGTGGGAGTCACGGGCCCCAAGTCCGCGTGCCTGTCCCACATCAGTACGGCGTGGACCGACCTGCGCCCCCTGAGCCTGCGTTCCTGA
- a CDS encoding TIGR03621 family F420-dependent LLM class oxidoreductase — MNTFRFGVNLNSATGHQEWTDKCRAAEALGYDVLTVPDHLGVQAPFPALVAAASVTERVRVAPFVLNSAFWNSVLLAREVMTTDRLTDRRLDVGLGTGYVRAEFEKAGLEWGTAGSRVDRLEATVTELTRLLDNPRELGDTQPPFRPPIVIGGNGDRVLRLAARHADIVAFTGAALKRGARRGTLELLDAVAVAERVDYFERVAGERAAGVERNILVQAVVVTPRRREAAEALSRRMPHLTAERAADAPTVLIGSVKEITAQLLERRDRFGFSYISVHESAMRDFAPVVESLAGR, encoded by the coding sequence ATGAACACATTCCGGTTCGGGGTCAATCTGAATTCTGCGACGGGACACCAGGAATGGACGGACAAGTGCCGCGCCGCGGAGGCGCTCGGCTATGACGTCCTCACCGTGCCGGATCACCTCGGTGTACAGGCCCCCTTTCCCGCGCTGGTCGCCGCGGCCTCGGTGACCGAGCGGGTGCGGGTGGCCCCCTTCGTACTCAACAGCGCCTTCTGGAACTCCGTTCTGCTGGCCCGCGAGGTGATGACGACGGACCGGCTCACCGACCGGCGGCTCGACGTGGGGCTGGGCACCGGATACGTCCGCGCGGAGTTCGAGAAGGCCGGCCTGGAATGGGGTACGGCCGGAAGCCGGGTGGACCGCCTGGAGGCGACGGTCACCGAACTGACACGGCTGCTGGACAACCCCCGTGAACTCGGCGACACCCAGCCCCCGTTCCGGCCTCCCATAGTGATCGGCGGCAACGGCGACCGGGTGCTGCGGCTGGCCGCGCGGCATGCCGACATCGTCGCGTTCACCGGCGCCGCCCTCAAACGCGGTGCACGGCGGGGCACGTTGGAGCTGCTGGACGCCGTCGCGGTCGCGGAACGGGTCGACTACTTCGAGCGGGTGGCCGGGGAGCGCGCCGCCGGCGTCGAGCGCAACATCCTGGTCCAGGCGGTGGTGGTGACGCCCCGCCGCCGGGAGGCGGCCGAGGCGCTGAGCCGCCGGATGCCGCACCTGACGGCCGAGCGAGCCGCGGACGCGCCCACGGTGCTGATCGGTTCCGTGAAGGAGATCACAGCCCAACTCCTGGAGCGGCGCGATCGATTCGGTTTCTCGTACATCAGCGTGCATGAATCGGCCATGCGCGATTTCGCACCGGTGGTCGAATCGCTCGCCGGACGGTGA
- a CDS encoding helix-turn-helix transcriptional regulator produces the protein MRPHTRRIPVRHDTALRNGLPLLTGGAARLRGVRIRGESLGNPIAVAVLADDPITEEGAIARLTSYEEIAPRSLDYRTADVLLGLANEVTGNMLTRVERVRRENTRNGRRLPVVLVANEFPEHSMLRAIGLGLVNLLHRRNSSFDVIVRAVVAAARGHAKPGDGVQQRLISQIHALRDNALIPHGLNVAGLAAREVKVLGLLADGLSTKEVAEKIGCSERTIKSVIHELVARHNLRNRTHAVAFALRTGVL, from the coding sequence ATGCGTCCGCACACGCGCCGCATTCCGGTACGGCATGACACGGCTCTGCGCAACGGGCTGCCCCTCCTGACGGGTGGGGCAGCCCGATTACGCGGGGTGCGCATCAGGGGGGAATCCTTGGGAAATCCGATTGCCGTAGCCGTGCTCGCCGATGACCCCATCACGGAAGAGGGAGCCATTGCGCGGTTGACTTCGTACGAAGAAATCGCGCCGCGTTCTCTGGACTACCGGACCGCTGACGTGCTGCTCGGGCTGGCCAACGAAGTGACCGGGAACATGTTGACGAGAGTGGAGCGCGTGCGCCGCGAGAACACGCGCAACGGTCGCCGGCTCCCCGTAGTGCTCGTCGCCAACGAATTCCCGGAACACTCCATGCTGCGCGCGATCGGCCTGGGACTGGTCAACCTGCTGCACCGGCGCAACAGCAGCTTCGACGTCATCGTGCGCGCCGTCGTGGCGGCCGCACGCGGTCACGCGAAACCGGGCGACGGCGTGCAGCAGCGGCTGATCAGCCAGATCCACGCTCTCCGGGACAACGCCCTGATCCCGCACGGCCTCAACGTCGCGGGCCTCGCGGCCAGAGAGGTCAAGGTGCTCGGACTGCTCGCCGACGGTCTGAGCACCAAAGAGGTGGCGGAAAAGATCGGCTGCTCCGAGCGCACGATCAAGAGCGTCATCCACGAGCTGGTGGCCCGCCACAATCTGCGAAACCGCACCCATGCCGTGGCCTTCGCCCTGCGTACCGGCGTGCTGTGA
- a CDS encoding condensation domain-containing protein → MADATDNRPPGRGTRWSAPHDALPLSAVQEAMWISWQRDPEALTHVVPLTLEVSGDLDTERLRAAVTELARRHPMLRARVEPGATGTRLTWAGTPPVPFTVHAVSAADDGAVVAARRPLDLSRGPLARAEVLRGPDRTVVLLTIHHLVLDGATIPLLLDDLRRAYAGEPLGEPDAPGPLIAHARRSWELALGADGAPLRAYWRTALAGSTAPARPLPVRAEPTGYRQWPCAVDPELVGRVRKLARELDVTYFTVMFAALFVTVHRHTAADDLIVSAPYHGRSDPALAERTGCFVNVLPYRERLPGARTYAELLTGLRAQVRTGTTHGELPLPAILRAADLAAPAERARTHQVVFSYTQFGNHEGTGGRGPDVSRLALTGGGTRCELRLLDVADVADYRLSALLVEDGRGSRMLWKDPHGTLGEDLLASLARDHLAVVADMVDAPHRTLAEARDLLPALGVPPASADAAGPAPTTADGPRPDGPPAPTPLPRTPVASLASPTAAALAEVWRQVLGVAVTSAEDSFFEMGGHSLLATTLLTRIGRRFGVELSLRELFSHPGFGELVQAIDAGRAPAPAEDLSGVRPADAPAARPTPGEAFPASGFQESIWLAQRLDPVHATYHVPLSWDVTGDLDPSALRRALALLISRHEILRTRFVDRDGRLYQDVTGPWTPDVEQVDLSRCGTAEREGRLRRWAADAAHDLVPRSGRLLRAALFTVAPHRHTLALCVHHLVLDGESVPLLVRELERCYAAAEPGAALPPAPPHQYRDLVAAERSGSRTAADLAYWRDRLAGAPSSLDLGAPSAPEPLGNLGLRLAPGLARQLLPVQRAEKTSAFIIQATAVAAALHRWTGRPDLTFGIPVASRGETGFQDVIGPCLNTLVLRSHCTRETSLAALLRAVREDVIAAFEHRAAPFDDVVRALAPTRSPGHTPYVDVLLNSVSLTHWSGTLGGAELTPVDFVAERTETSKFPLTITFAENSAALRGSVAYRGDRISGVAAGKLADELSVILHEFGELLPRPVITPQPLELSGRIRENS, encoded by the coding sequence ATGGCTGACGCGACCGACAACCGGCCCCCCGGCCGCGGCACCCGTTGGTCCGCGCCGCACGACGCCCTGCCACTGTCCGCCGTACAAGAGGCCATGTGGATCTCCTGGCAGCGCGATCCCGAGGCGTTGACACACGTCGTACCACTGACCCTGGAAGTCAGCGGCGACCTGGACACCGAGCGGCTGCGGGCGGCCGTCACCGAACTGGCCCGCCGCCACCCCATGCTGCGGGCCCGCGTCGAGCCGGGCGCCACGGGCACCCGCCTGACCTGGGCCGGGACACCACCCGTCCCGTTCACGGTCCATGCCGTCAGCGCCGCCGACGACGGTGCCGTCGTGGCCGCCCGCCGGCCCCTCGACCTGAGCCGCGGCCCGCTGGCCCGCGCCGAGGTACTGCGCGGCCCGGACCGCACCGTGGTGCTGCTCACCATCCACCACCTGGTCCTGGACGGCGCCACGATCCCACTGCTCCTCGACGACCTACGCCGCGCCTACGCCGGAGAGCCGCTCGGCGAGCCGGACGCCCCCGGCCCGCTCATCGCCCACGCCCGGCGCTCGTGGGAACTGGCCCTCGGCGCCGACGGCGCGCCGCTGCGCGCGTACTGGCGCACCGCGCTCGCGGGGAGCACCGCCCCGGCCCGCCCGCTGCCCGTACGGGCCGAGCCGACCGGCTACCGTCAGTGGCCGTGTGCCGTCGACCCCGAACTGGTCGGGCGCGTCCGGAAGCTGGCCCGCGAACTGGACGTCACGTACTTCACGGTCATGTTCGCCGCCCTCTTCGTCACCGTGCACCGCCACACCGCCGCCGACGACCTCATCGTCTCCGCGCCCTACCACGGACGGTCCGACCCCGCCCTCGCCGAGCGGACCGGCTGCTTCGTCAACGTCCTGCCCTACCGCGAGCGGTTGCCCGGTGCCCGCACCTACGCGGAGCTGCTGACCGGCCTGCGCGCCCAGGTGCGCACCGGCACCACGCACGGTGAGCTGCCGCTGCCCGCGATCCTGCGGGCCGCGGACCTGGCGGCACCGGCCGAGCGGGCCCGTACCCACCAAGTGGTCTTCTCATACACCCAGTTCGGGAACCACGAAGGCACGGGCGGGCGCGGCCCCGACGTGAGCCGGCTCGCGCTGACCGGCGGGGGCACCCGCTGCGAGCTGCGGCTCCTGGACGTGGCCGACGTGGCGGACTACCGGCTCAGCGCCCTGCTCGTCGAGGACGGCCGCGGCAGCCGCATGCTGTGGAAGGACCCGCACGGCACCCTGGGCGAGGATCTGCTCGCCTCACTGGCCCGCGACCACCTGGCCGTCGTGGCGGACATGGTCGACGCCCCGCACCGCACCCTCGCCGAGGCCCGGGACCTGCTGCCCGCGCTCGGCGTCCCGCCCGCGTCCGCCGACGCCGCGGGGCCCGCGCCGACCACCGCGGACGGGCCCCGTCCGGACGGGCCACCCGCACCAACTCCGCTCCCCCGTACGCCCGTTGCGTCCCTGGCCTCGCCCACCGCCGCCGCGCTCGCCGAGGTCTGGCGGCAGGTCCTGGGCGTGGCGGTGACCTCGGCCGAGGACTCCTTCTTCGAGATGGGCGGGCACTCCCTGCTCGCCACCACGCTGCTGACCCGGATCGGCCGGCGCTTCGGCGTCGAGCTGTCCCTGCGGGAACTCTTCAGCCACCCCGGCTTCGGCGAGCTGGTCCAGGCCATCGACGCCGGGCGGGCCCCCGCTCCGGCCGAGGACCTGTCCGGGGTCCGGCCCGCGGACGCCCCGGCGGCCCGCCCCACGCCCGGCGAGGCGTTCCCGGCGTCCGGTTTCCAGGAGAGCATCTGGCTCGCCCAGCGCCTGGACCCCGTCCACGCGACCTATCACGTACCGCTGTCCTGGGACGTGACGGGAGACCTGGATCCGTCGGCGCTGCGCCGCGCGCTCGCCCTGCTGATCTCCCGGCACGAGATCCTGCGCACCCGCTTCGTCGACCGCGACGGCCGCCTGTACCAGGACGTCACCGGTCCGTGGACGCCCGACGTGGAGCAGGTCGACCTCAGCCGGTGCGGCACGGCCGAGCGCGAGGGGCGGCTGCGGCGCTGGGCGGCCGACGCCGCGCACGACCTGGTGCCGCGCAGCGGACGGCTGCTGCGTGCCGCGCTGTTCACGGTGGCGCCGCACCGCCACACCCTGGCGCTGTGCGTCCATCACCTCGTCCTCGACGGCGAGTCGGTGCCGCTGCTCGTACGGGAGTTGGAGCGCTGTTACGCGGCGGCCGAACCGGGGGCGGCCCTGCCACCGGCGCCGCCGCACCAGTACCGCGACCTGGTGGCCGCCGAGCGGAGCGGCTCGCGGACGGCGGCCGACCTCGCGTACTGGCGGGACCGGCTGGCGGGCGCCCCCAGCTCCTTGGACCTTGGCGCACCCTCCGCCCCCGAGCCCCTGGGGAACCTCGGGCTGCGGCTGGCGCCCGGCCTGGCCCGCCAACTGCTGCCCGTGCAGCGGGCCGAGAAGACCTCGGCCTTCATCATTCAGGCCACGGCGGTCGCCGCGGCGCTGCACCGCTGGACCGGGCGCCCGGACCTGACCTTCGGCATCCCGGTGGCCAGCCGTGGCGAGACCGGCTTCCAGGACGTCATCGGACCGTGCCTGAACACGCTGGTGCTGCGCTCCCACTGCACGCGCGAGACGTCACTCGCCGCACTGCTGCGGGCGGTTCGGGAGGACGTCATCGCGGCCTTCGAGCACCGCGCGGCCCCGTTCGACGACGTGGTGCGCGCCCTCGCGCCGACGCGGTCACCCGGGCACACGCCGTACGTCGACGTCCTGCTCAACAGCGTCAGCCTGACCCACTGGTCGGGGACGCTCGGCGGGGCCGAGCTGACTCCGGTGGACTTCGTCGCCGAGCGCACGGAAACCAGTAAGTTCCCGCTCACCATCACCTTCGCGGAAAACAGCGCCGCGCTACGGGGCTCGGTGGCCTATCGCGGCGACCGGATCAGTGGCGTGGCCGCCGGGAAACTGGCGGATGAACTCTCCGTAATTCTCCATGAATTCGGCGAACTCCTCCCACGGCCGGTGATCACTCCGCAGCCCCTCGAACTCTCGGGAAGGATCCGCGAGAACTCATGA
- a CDS encoding NAD(P)-dependent oxidoreductase: MKDARELTMTEENGMPRIGWIGAGRMGVAMGRRLLAAGYQVAVYNRTRAKAEALAEDGATVVDRPVDLADCDLVFTMVSASDDLLAVTSGQDGVLRGEPAPGVLIDCSTVSAEASSRVRQAGRERGTAFLAAPVSGNPYAVADGMATLAVSGPKGAYSNARPVLERLAAKATHVGEQEEARLVKICHNAMLGVLAQSLAEVTVLANKAGISRSAFLEFLNNSVLGSHFTRSKTQALVELDFTPTFTPPLLSKDLELALAAARELIVPMPVTADAAQLVTSAVGAGYHDEDFAVLVLEQARRSGLTLQPEHRMDQVD; the protein is encoded by the coding sequence ATGAAGGACGCGAGGGAGCTGACCATGACCGAAGAGAACGGCATGCCGCGGATCGGCTGGATCGGAGCCGGCCGGATGGGTGTCGCGATGGGCCGGCGGCTGCTGGCCGCCGGTTACCAGGTTGCTGTCTACAACCGCACGCGCGCCAAGGCCGAGGCGCTCGCCGAGGACGGCGCCACGGTGGTTGACCGGCCGGTGGACCTGGCCGATTGCGACCTGGTGTTCACCATGGTCTCGGCCTCCGACGACCTGCTGGCCGTGACCAGTGGCCAGGACGGAGTGCTGCGGGGCGAGCCGGCACCCGGAGTGCTGATCGACTGCTCGACGGTGTCGGCCGAGGCATCGTCACGGGTGCGTCAGGCCGGCCGCGAGCGAGGAACCGCATTCCTGGCGGCTCCGGTCAGCGGTAACCCTTACGCGGTTGCGGACGGCATGGCCACACTGGCCGTGTCCGGGCCCAAAGGCGCGTACTCCAACGCCCGGCCGGTACTGGAGCGGTTGGCCGCCAAGGCGACCCATGTGGGAGAACAGGAAGAGGCCCGACTGGTCAAGATCTGCCACAACGCGATGCTCGGAGTCCTCGCCCAGTCGTTGGCAGAGGTCACCGTGCTGGCGAACAAGGCAGGCATCTCCCGGTCCGCTTTCCTGGAATTCCTCAACAACTCGGTGCTGGGCTCGCACTTCACCCGGTCCAAGACCCAGGCGCTGGTGGAGCTGGACTTCACCCCGACCTTCACACCACCGCTGCTGAGCAAGGACCTTGAGCTCGCGCTGGCCGCCGCGCGTGAGTTGATCGTGCCCATGCCGGTCACGGCGGACGCCGCGCAACTCGTGACATCGGCGGTCGGCGCGGGCTACCACGACGAGGACTTCGCCGTGCTGGTGCTTGAGCAGGCACGCCGGTCCGGGCTCACCCTCCAGCCCGAGCACCGGATGGATCAAGTCGACTGA